In Dermacentor variabilis isolate Ectoservices chromosome 11, ASM5094787v1, whole genome shotgun sequence, one genomic interval encodes:
- the LOC142563698 gene encoding synaptotagmin-1-like isoform X4 produces MLELTDEDRLILVASCAGLVTATILVTVCVVTPHCWLYRCIWGREEEKEKRKKLYYGTDVIPLPACPVSTKSVPASGEAKGAEGGGLVGAGGVGGSLVLLPFVRSRAARDSTYSSMSTASSRGEASVYRQQRTGFRACNGCSQSDNSADVAGSVEGQDDAPPMLGKVTILLRFQAASPTVSTTQGFPPGKLFVTIREAQNLPPKPHGVVCDPYISCKVIKGRIKKPRRGSTGLRRPSCIGLGSSGHCLGQYQTQTKRKTQSPLYNETFSLDLARGELKDSSLYLALFDMDKCSNDTEVGEVIVPLKEVDKLVEDPSEHMLELELKEPKQYKGEILFGLSYLPTAERLTFTIMKASNLTSPMNNLESFYPCVRVLLFHSGKLRKKKKTASQHATLCPVYNESLTFDVPQAELDNVVFLVVVSHRDPAQTVSSPDSPTTPVAGAPQQHVGKVVVGACGRGSVLHHWNAMKQSPRKQVTQWHTLR; encoded by the exons AGAAGCGCAAGAAACTCTACTACGGCACCGACGTCATCCCGCTGCCGGCATGTCCCGTGTCCACCAAGTCCGTACCGGCCAGTGGCGAGGCAAAAGGCGCCGAAGGTGGCGGACTGGTGGGTGCTGGCGGTGTGGGTGGCTCCCTGGTCCTGCTGCCCTTCGTGCGCAGCCGGGCTGCCCGCGATTCTACCTACAGCAGCATGTCCACCGCCAGCAGTCGCGGAGAAGCGTCCGTATAC CGGCAACAGCGTACCGGGTTTCGCGCATGCAACGGATGTTCGCAGAGCGACAACTCGGCTGACGTGGCTGGCAGCGTGGAAGGCCAGGACGACGCTCCACCGATGCTGGGCAAGGTGACGATACTACTCCGGTTCCAGGCCGCCTCGCCCACGGTCTCGACGACGCAGGGATTCCCGCCTGGGAAGCTGTTCGTCACCATACGG GAGGCACAGAACCTTCCCCCAAAACCTCACGGCGTCGTGTGCGACCCCTACATCAGCTGCAAGGTAATCAAAGGGCGCATCAAGAAGCCGCGCCGCGGAAGCACTGGCCTCCGGCGACCCAGCTGCATCGGCCTCGGCAGCTCGGGCCACTGCCTGGGCCAGTACCAAACGCAGACCAAGCGCAAGACGCAGAGCCCACTCTACAACGAGACCTTCTCGCTGGACCTGGCCAGGGGAGAGTTGAAGGACTCCTCCCTTTACTTGGCCCTATTCGACATGGACAAG TGCTCCAATGACACCGAAGTAGGAGAGGTGATCGTTCCTCTAAAAGAAGTCGACAAGCTGGTTGAAGATCCCTCGGAGCACATGCTAGAATTGGAACTGAAGGAGCCTAAGCAG TACAAGGGGGAAATACTCTTTGGCCTGAGCTACCTGCCAACAGCTGAAAGGCTTACCTTTACCATTATGAAGGCCAGCAATCTGACGTCGCCCATGAACAACCTTGAGTCGTTCT ATCCCTGCGTCCGCGTGCTCCTGTTCCACAGCGGGAAGCTGCGCAAGAAAAAGAAGACCGCGTCCCAGCACGCCACTCTTTGTCCCGTGTACAACGAGTCGCTGACGTTCGACGTGCCACAGGCCGAGCTTGACAACGTCGTCTTCCTGGTGGTGGTCAGCCACCGGGACCCCGCGCAGACCGTCTCGTCTCCGGACTCGCCCACCACTCCCGTGGCCGGAGCGCCGCAGCAGCATGTCGGCAAGGTGGTCGTCGGAGCCTGCGGTCGTGGCAGCGTACTCCACCACTGGAACGCCATGAAGCAGAGCCCACGCAAGCAGGTCACCCAGTGGCACACACTTCGGTGA